The following nucleotide sequence is from Chthonomonas sp..
TACTGCGTCGTGGGGCACAGCGAAACTCGCGGACGGTTTGGCAAGCTTGAGGTGCCCGAAAACGCCGTCGGCTACTTCGCGGAGACGGATGAGACGGTCCGGCTGAAGATCGAGGCGCTACTGGGTCATGGCATCGCACCGATCTTGTGCGTGGGCGAGACCCTGGCCGAGCGCGAGGCAGGGCAGACTGACGAAGTCATCGCCGCGCAGCTGCGGGGTGCCCTGGCGGGGTTCGATGAGGCCGAACTGGCTGGGTTGGTGATCGCCTATGAACCCGTTTGGGCCATCGGCACGGGAAAGGTGTGTGAGGTCGATGAGGCCGAGCGCGTGTGTGCAACCTTGCGCCACGAACTTGAGGCGATGCTGGGCGAGGAACTGGCCGAGCGGACCCGAGTCCTATACGGCGGCAGCGTGAAGCCGGATAATGCCCGTGCGCTCTTCGACCAGCCGAACATTGACGGTGGCCTAGTGGGTGGCGCGAGCCTGAAGGCGGACGATTTCAGCAAGGTGATCGCGGCGGCAAACGCGTAGGCCGGGACGGCCCGGTGGGTGGTGCTGGCCTGTCGCCGTGATGGGGCTATGAAAACCCGTGCAACCGCGGCAGCTTGGTGGGTGGAGCAGTTGCGGAAATTTTTGATTTCCGCAGCTTGATCTAGGCCTAGAGCCCTGCATTTCACTCTCAGGTGATTCCGTGCATCGGTGGCGGCCAAGTGGGGAATCGTCGGACTTTGGCTGGGTGGACGGGCTTGGCTGGCTCTTGCGCCCGCCCGCCGCCCGGGGTAGAATCTCGACTCTAGCGTGCTCCCGTCGTCTAGCGGTTTAGGACATCGCCCTCTCACGGCGAAGATCGCGGGTTCGAATCCCGTCGGGAGTACCAGCCTCTTTAGGTTCAAAATAGACCTGGAACCGAACGGGATTGGAACCAAAACATCCACTGATTTGCCCCTTATGTTCTCTCTTGCTGGTCACCAAGTTTCGTAAATGACGAGAACGAGATTCAGCTTTCCCTGACATTGTATTGGATGTCCTGCAGGTTAAACTCGCCGTAGACGAAGTCGCCGGTCGGTGTTTTCCACATTGCCGTCCCGAGGCGCGCAACCACATGGCCGCTGAACTCAAGATAGTCAGACAAGGGGGTCTCCCACCTCGCTGGAGTAAATGACTTGCCATCTTTGGAGGAGAAGAGCCGATCGTCAGACGAAAAGTTAACAAGGTCACCAGATTCATTGAAATCAAGAACTGCCGAAACAGTTTGACCCGAGTTTGAATAGGTGCCCTTAATCTTGTGATCATCAATCACTTCCCACTGGATGTCTAAAAACGGTAGGGCACCCGGTGCTAATACGCAGAAGTCGTTGAGAACGGTAACCGTCTCGGATTGGTACATTTCTGGCCCTCGCGCATCGGTGACCAGAATAGCCGAGGCAAGTCTTACCCTCATCAGTGCCGATGATCCCTCATATTGGTGAAATACATCAAATGGAACGCCGAACATCGAAGCCTTCATCAGAAACAAGCGCTTTGGATCCGCCACACGGTTGAGCTGAGTCACTGTGAAGTCCATCCATCTGGCTGATGGGCCGCTTCGAATACGTCCCTTAAAGCTCGCTTGGAAGTTGTATACTCTGGGTTGCCCAACTGCTCCGGAACGTCGAACGTACTTCTGCAGCGCAGGCGGCAAGTGAGCGAGGTCGGCTTCCTCCAGCAATCGTGGCTCATATCTCCTATCTATCTCCTGATCCACAGCTCGGCGAAACTCTGCTCGAAAACTCATTGGCCCCTCGGCGAAGAAACCATAGAGAGCACCGATCAGCAACAACATGTTGCCTATAGTGCCAACTTTGGCATCGCTCCACGAAGTCAGGATGACTCCCTGTGACACAAGGCTCGCCAAGATGCCAACCGCCCACCACCACCGAGGAAAGGCGTACATTCCCACGACCGAAGTGAGGATCAGAAGGCTTGCGACAAGCCAAACTGCACCCAGTGGCCTCGATATTGGCTGAACCAGGCCAGGAACGTTGGCAAGGCCAAAGCCTTTTACAAAGCCCATGAGATGAATAAGGCCATGTATGGCAATAATGATCGAAAAGGCAATCTTCATTGCGGGCGCTCCAATTTTCTAATCATCAAGAGTCACCTAGGCTTCGAATAACACTTGCTCAACCGGGCGTCTAAGAGAAACTGGCGTCGAGGCAGCATAACCAAAACGCAACAGTAGTTCTGCAGCGCTCTTCCCGAGCCCAAGCGCCGATTGAAGTTGCGGCCGCAACGAAGTCGTTTCGATTGGCTGGTTGAGTAACGCAGACTTGATATTCAGTGAGGTCATCTTCAGAGCGAGACGCTCGTACACCTGACCGGTCCGTACCCATTGTGTTCTGTCTTCGGACGTCGACGACGTGATGACGACAGCTCCAGACGAGCCAAGGAGCTTGCTGACGTCTGCTTCCGATTGGTTTGACGGTTTCGTCTTGGATACAAATAGCCGTCCTAGCCATCCAGGCAACACTGGGTTTCCTGAACAACTCGTGAAAAGACCGTCGTACGTATCTAAGGCTTCACGTTTGTTGAATCGTAACCAACTGATCAATTCATCAACGAAAGCATGGTCAGCCCATTGGATTAGGTTTCCTTGGCCAACATAGTCTGCTGTGGTTTTCAAGACCGAATCATCTAGTATCCAAGATAGTCCAATCCCAGGTTCTAAGGGAATCGACTGCAACTGGTCAACATCCTTCGATGGCACCTTCTTGCCGTCGTAAGCAGACCGTGTGTTTTGACGCAGGGCAATAGCATCTACCAAGGCACTCGAGACGGCTGTATCGTCAGTGAGACTAACTGCGATATAGTCCGCGGAATCTGGATAAGTCACATGGCAAGAAAATCCTGTTGCACTTGCGCCAATGATGAGGTTTTCAAGGGCACAGCCCAGGCTCATCCAGAGTTCCCTATCATTTGGATCAACAACTGGAAGACGCCTGCTGTAATCAGGATGAACTTCGATGGTTTTTTGTTTGACCGTGAACTTCCAAGGTTGCGAATTGTGGCTACTAGCTGCCAACGTTGCGTAATGGACAATCTTCCGCATCTGAGCTTGCAAGTCATCGCTGCCCAGGAGAATGGTACGAGACCGCTTTGCGGGGCCGTCATAGTCGAGCCACGGCCGTATATCAAAGAGTGTTGCGCCACTCAGAACCGTGATTCCGCTTGCTGTCGTCATTATTAGAAACTTGCGGCGACTGACCGTCGCAGGAGTCCCTTTTCCCATTGACTCAAATCCTCGCATTGCTCCTCGATGAATGCTCTTGGCTCTGGTCCCGACAACCGCTTCGGCGGTGGTAGGGTGTCCACACTCTATTATACGCACTTTATGGGAGGATCGAGTTTGATCCTCCCAAAGTCAGTCAAAAAGGTTCTAAGCGCGTACACTTCGGTGTACCAGCACCTTTTAGGTTCAAATCGCGATTTTGCTCAGGTTCAAAATCTGAACCAACCGAACGGGATTCGAACTTGATCGACTATCAAGGGCGAGCGCGGCTGTTTCTTATCAAAGTGCGTTCAATGTTAGGCACGCGCGGAACTTCCCGGAGTCCTCGGAAGCTTCTAACTGCCAGCCATTGACCCTGGCCACCTCGCGGCAGATGCGGAGCCCAAGACCGTTGCCCGCTAAGTGCGTGTTGCCATTTGAGGGATTGGTGAATCGCAAGACATAACCAGGTTCACTTTCGCTACTAGCCATTGAGATAATTGATCCCGAAGGAGAGTGTTTGACGGCATTCTCCAGTAGATTCCGCAATAGAAGAACGAGATGTTCTCTTGGCGCTGTTAGGCAAAATCCGTTGGGAGTCTGGACATCGAGCGTGGTCTCTTTCAGTTCCATCAAGGGCCGTAGATCGACCGCAATCTCGTCGATGATTTTCCTAACATCAACGGGTTCGCGCGTAACATTTGAAAGAGTTTGGGAGAGCCCCTGGAGTGTCAAGACAGCTTCGGTCAGGTTCTTGAGCCGATAGACCTGCTTTTGAACCTCAACCAGCGTGGCCTCTAGTTCATCCTTGTTCTGTTCGCTTCCCAGAGCCAAGTCAAGCTTTAGGAGCAAGGAGTGGATCGGCGTTCGCAACTCATGGGAGAGCGACGCGTAGCTTTTGATCCTCTCTTCGCTCTCAGTCCTCAAATCTTGGATAAGCGAGTTGAGGGTGTCAACCAAGTTAACGACTTCGCGGTCTGTTGATGGCGTGGAAACAGCAAGGTTCGGGTCGGTTCTAGCTCCGTTCACTCGACTTACCAGCTTTGAAATCGGCTTGAGCGTTGCTCCCACGAGGAACCACGCCCCTGCGCCATAAGCGATCAGCCCCAGCCCGGTGATGGCGAATGCTAGCCGCTTGAGATTGTCCGACGACTGCTTTTCGGGCATGACGAAGAGCAGGATTCCCTCGTCGAGAACCTGCTGTTGAGTACCTCTCCGCTCGTTGCCGGGGGAGCGGTGCCTGGACTCCCAGAGGACGTTGCCCGACCGGTCAACTAAAGCAGCACCCGCACCTAGGGTATCAAGGCCGCTCTGATCATAGAGCTCGGCGATTCGTGAACGAGGGTTCGAACCCTGCAAATCCCTCGCAAGCCGATTGAAGGCGCGCTTAGCAACCGATTTTCGCTCTTGCAGATTGCTTTGTTCCGAAACCAAGAGTAGCCCTTGCACTGACGCAATCAGAAGGGGAATCCCAAGGATCAGAACCAAGAGGGTCATCTTCGCCCGGAGCGACCTCAGCATTTCTTTGGTGACTCCTGAATTCGATAGCCCACGCCGCGATCTGTGAGGATCAGTTTGCCGCTTGCCCCCAGTTTCTTGCGCAAGCCGCTGACGTAGACATCAATTACCTTGTCGTCGTAGAAATCTTGCTTCCACACCTTCTGCATGATGCTCGCGCGGGAGACCGTTCGGCCCTTCCCAAGCATGAGGTGTTCCAGAAGCGCAAACTCAGTAGGTGATAGATCGACTACTTGATCTTTAACAAGCACCGTTCGCGCAATCTGATCCAAGGTGATTGAGCCGACCGTGAGTGTCGTGGCTGGAGCCGCGGTACGCCGGAGGTTTGCTCGAACCCGAGCGAGGAGTTCTGCAACCTCAAATGGCTTCGGAAGGTAATCGTCCGCTCCGGCATCCAGGCCAGCTACTTTGTGCTGGAGTTCGCCACGGGCAGTGAGGAAGATGATCGGAACGAGGTTGCCCTGGGCACGGAGTTCTCGGCAGATTGCTAAGCCATCGACCCCCGGCAGCATGATGTCGAGAAGGATCAGGTCATAGGCGGTCGAGGTTGCTCGAGCGAGCCCTTGAGTCCCAGTCGTGGTGACTTCCACCTCGAATCCGTCGGCAGACAGCGCGGTTGCCAACGACTGACATACGCTTACCTCATCCTCGACGACCAGAATCTTCACCTATATGTGTTGACGGTTTCGCCATCGAGCGGTTCGCTTGGTTAGAGTTTTCTAACCTTTCCGAACTAGGAAAGGGCTGATCCGTCTTTTGCTGTTGATGGAAAAGTTGAGCATATTGGGTATTGCCCTGCTGGTTACAGGCGGCGTTTTTGTACAAGCGACGCAACAAGAAAAGCTGGAACGGCGCGGCGGGCAGAACTCTGGACGCTCCAGGGACTATCCCTTGCCTACGAAGGCATGGGCTGAAGGCTCAATCATTCAAGGGAATGTGACGAACTCCTCGGCGGAGTTCGCGATCCACTTCAAGAGCGATGCAGAAGCTACGATCGAGTACGGTACAATCGGCAATCCTTTCCCTCAGAAGTCTCCCCAATTCTCCCTCAAGGCAGGAGTTCCGTTTCAAACGAAACTAACCGGCCTCAAGCCAAGCACCGCTTACTCCTATCGACTTCGCTTCACGAAAGCGGGGGAAGGTGCCTCGGAGACCAGCCCGACCTACCGAATTCAAACTCAGCGAAAGCCGGGCGAGGAATTCATGTTCTTTGTTCAGGGCGATTCTCACCCAGAGCGAACTCCCAAGATGCACATTCCAGCCCTGTACGAGCGCATCTTGTTGACTGCCGCAGCTCAAAACGCAGACCTCTACATTTGCCTCGGAGATGACTTCAGCGTTGACACTTTGCGTGAGCGAACCAAAGAGACAGTGGAAGGAGTTTATACAAAGCAGGTTCCTTATTTGGGGTTAGTTGGGCACTCCGCACCGATCTACTTGGTGAACGGGAACCACGAGCAAGCTGCAAAAGCGAACCTCGATGGGACCCCGGATAGCCTCGGAGTTTGGACGCAGAACGCCCGAAACAGAAACTTTGTCCAGCCCGCTCCAGACGGGTTCTTCTCCGGCAATACCGAGCCGGTGGAGTACATTGGTCTGCTCCGAAACTACTTCGCATGGACGTGGGGCGACGCCTTGTTCGTCGCGATTGACCCCTATTGGCATTCCGCTTCCGTAGTCGATAACACGGCTGGGAAAGGGCCAAAAGACGAAGGGGGCGGAAAGCGCAATCGAAACCTCTGGGACATCACGCTTGGCGAGGCTCAGTACAAGTGGCTTACCAAAACTTTGCTGGAAAGTAAAGCAAAGTACAAGTTCGTTTTTGCTCACCATGTGAACGGAACCGGGCGAGGCGCGATTGAAAACGCGACGCTCTACGAATGGGGCGGACGCGACCCCCGAGGCGGCGACCTCTTCAAGACCAAGCGTCCGGGTTGGGATTTGCCCATCCATCAACTCTTTGTCAAAGCGGGCGTCAGCATCTTCTTCCAAGGTCATGACCACATTTACTGCAAGCAAGAACTGGATGGCGTGATCTACCAGTCGTGCCCGTGTCCCGCTGATCCAACCAACAGCCTCATCAACGGCGACGCGTATCGCAGCGGCGAGAAAGTTCCGGGCGCGGGTCTCGTCCGAGTCACCGTCGGCCCAAATCAAGCGAAAGTGGACTATGTCCGCGCTTACGAGCCTGCCGCAGAAGTGGATGGCAAGAAGCACGGCGAAATCGCCCACACCTACTCTGTGAAACCCAAAGGAGCATCGAAATGATCAAGATCAACTCATTCCCAACCCTCGTGACGGCCCTTTTCGTAGGCTCAGGCGTCGCCGGAGCCATATATGCCCAGGATGCGAAGGCACGGGCGGCGGAAGTGGACAAGTCCTTTTCGCCATTCGCACCCGGTGTGAAGACTCGCTCCGATGACAAGAACTTCTACGTGGAATCCAACGGCCTGCCCGACCACGAGATGATGACGGGAATCACCGCCTGGCAACAGCAAGTTCCGCTTCCTCAAAAGTACACCGGAACCAACGCCTGGCTGTTTCCACTCTTCCCGGTTCCCGCAAAAGAGCCGATGAGCGCGAAGACGAACTTCTTCCGTGGAGCCATCGCTATTGCGGCCAACGGAGTGCCGATCTTCAACCCGATCAAGAACGACGGTCGCACGGATACATTCCTCGCAGGAGAGCTTGACAAGTGGGGCGGGCATAGCGGTCGAGGGGACGACTATCACTATCACATCCCGCCGCTAATCTTGCAGCAAAAACTCGGGAAGTCACTTCCGGTTGCTTACGCGCTCGATGGATACGCGATCTACGGGCTTACTGAGCCTGATGGGACGGTTCCCAAGGACTTGGACAGTTTCAACGGTCACGAGACTCGCAAACTCGGATATCACTACCACGCGACGAAGACGTATCCGTACCTCAACGGAGGCTTCCATGGCGAAGTAGTCGAAAGGGGTGGGCAGGTCGATCCCCAGCCTAGAGCGACCAGTCCCCGCGAAGCGACATCCCCTTTGCGTGGAGCAATAATCACTGGCTTCACTACTCTTGAAAAGGGAAAGAGGTACTCGCTGACCTACACGATTGACGGTCAGACAAGCAAGGTCAACTACCAAATCAACGCCGATGGCAGCGTGAAGTTCGACTTCGTTGATCCGTCAGGCAACGTCAAATCCGAGACTTACAAAGGTCGAGCTGAACGTGGCGGAGGCGGGGGGCAAGGGCGTCAAGGTGAACAGGGGCGCGGAGGCCAACTCGGACCGCCACCCGGACCGCGTAAGCCGTGGTTTGTCGACCACGCGAAGGGTCTTGATGCCAACAAGGACGGAGAAGTCTCTAAGGCAGAAGTCACCGATCAATGCAAAGAGGCGTTCAAGGGTTACGCGGGCACATCGGATTCCATCAAGGTAGGAGACCTGCCCAACCTGCGCACAGTTCGGAATGAGATCGGCGGGTTCATGAAGGTACATGCAAAGGAGCTGGATCAGAACGGCGACGGGAAGATCACCGAAAAGGAGACTATCGACACGATGCTCCGCATGTTCGACAAGCAAGACAGGAATGGAGACGGAAAGCTATCGGGAACGGAGTTGGAAGGATGAGGATTTCAGTTCTCAGCGGAATTCTCCTCGGAGCGGCATCGATCACTGCCTTTACCATGCAGGGGCGGCAAGATGGAGGTCAGCGGCAAGGTCCGCCAGCTCCGATCTACCGGACAGAAGTTCCGGTCAGCGAACTCGATGTTATCGCCGGAGCAACCACCGACAACAGCATCATCTTGAGTATTCGTGGCAAAAGCGAACCAACTCCCGCGCTAGTTATTCGTGAGGGCGGTAAGACTATCCCTTGCCCCAAAGTCACCCTGTCCGGTGGGAAAGCGGTCGAAGTTTCGGTGAAGGACCTCAAAGCAGGAACGACCTATGAATACACCCTGACTCAAGGAGCGTCGAAGGTTGAAGGGCGGTTTACGACGGCTCGGAAGACTGGGCAAGATTTCACATTTGCCATTCAAGCCGACAGTCATCTGGATGGGAACACTGACCTGAAAGTGCTGGAGCGAACCCTCGACAACATCGTCAAAGACAAGCCGGACTTTCTTGTCGATCTCGGCGACACCTTCATGGTGGACAAGTATCCGAACTTCAAGGATGCGGCCAAGCAATACGACGCCCAGCGCTACTGGTTTTCCCGCATGGGATCGCAGATGTCGGTCTTTCTGTGCCTTGGCAATCACGACGGTGAAGTCGGCTGGCCGGGACGCGGCGGCGAAGACATGGCATCATGGGCTCGAGAGCAACGGGAAGCGATCTTCCCCGTGATTCGCCCGAACGATTTCTACTCCGGTGCTCCCAAGAAGGGCCTCTGGTATTCGTGGAATTGGGGCGACGCGACGTTCATCATCCTCGATCCATTCGTTGCCACCACCAGAAAAACCCGAGGTGATGAGGATGGTTGGAACTGGACGCTGGGAAAAGAACAGTTCGATTGGTTCGCCAAGACGCTCAAAGAATCAAAGGCGAAGTTTAAGTTCGTTTTCATCCACCACCTTGTGGGTGGCTTTGGGGGTGCAGAAGCCCGGGGCGGTGTCGAGGCCGCAGACCGCTTCGAGTGGGGCAACAAGGAGGAGTTCCCTGCTCAACGCAAAGGTTGGGCTGAGCCCATTCATGCCCTGATGGTCAAGTACGGCGTGACCGCCATGTTCCACGGGCATGACCACCTCTACGTTCGCCAGGAGAAGGATGGGGTGGTGTATCTCGAGGTTCCTCAGCCTGGCCATCCTAGGGACAACGCGATTGGGAGTGCTGAGAAGTATGGTTACAAGTCCGGAACTATTCTGGGAAGCTCGGGCCATATCCGGGTAACCGTCGGGCCAAATGCTGCCAAGCTGGATTACGTCAAATCGCTTTCAGGGTCGGAGAACGGCAAAGTTGTGGATAGCGTGGAGGTTAAGGCGAAGTGATCCGTGCTGTCATGCTCGCCTTAATCGCATTACTCGGGCAGATTGCTTCAGCCCACGATCTGGATTTGACGCTGATCAAGGTGAACCGAGGGCAGACCAGCTCAACGATTCAAGTCATCACGCCCCTCAGTCGGCTGGTTCATACCGCTCGTTTGGGAGATCATCCATCCGCCCCGGCTTTGGACATGGCGGTTCGAGAACGGTTGAGATTCGGGGCAGATACTCCGGCCCAACTGAACGCCAACAGTCAATCCGACACTCTGACCTGGTCTGTTGTAGTGGAGCACCAACCCAAGTTCAGTAGCAGATTTGATGAGTCCACGCCATCAGCCCAAACTATTGTCGCAACCTACGAGAACGGTGCTCTGAAGTCCGAAGTTGTGCTCGAAGCAGAGAAACCACTGCCCACGGTCACAGGCATGCTTGGAACCGGCATCCACCACATCCTTTCGGGACTGGATCACATCTTGTTCGTGCTCGGCCTTGCCTTGCTCGGCGGCGGTTGGAAAACCATCCTCAAGGTGCTGACGGCATTCACAGTAGCCCACTCGGTCACTTTATGCGCTGCTGCAACGGGATTGATTCACGGAAACTCCCGGATTGTAGAACCGGTGATCGCCATCTCTATTGTCACTTTAGCAATCGAATGTATGAGGCAATCAAAGAAGCCGGGCGACGACAACCTCCGGCTGAGGATAGCCATCGCTTTCGGGTTTGGGCTTATCCACGGATTCGGATTTGCCGGAGGATTGATCGGGCTTGGGCTCCAAGGCAATCAGCTGGTGCGAAACCTCCTGTCGTTTAGCGTAGGCATCGAACTCGGACAGATTGCCATTCTCGTACCAGGGTTGCTGCTCCTGGTTCTGGTGTCGAGAGCGGGCAAAGAGCGAGCGCATATGTTCTCATTGGCTACCTCCGTCTGCGTCGGCATGATCGGATGCTTCTGGTTTGTGGAGCGTGTTCTTTGAAGGCCATTGCACTATCCTCGTTGGCTGTCGCTGGGTTGCTGGCAATCGTGTGGGCGCAAGGCGGCAGGCAGAATGGTGTGGTCAAACCCGACCTTCGCGACACAGTAAAAGCCAGCATCTATGCGGACAACTGGTTTGTGCTCTACATCAACGGCAAGCAGGTCGCAGTTGACCCCATCGACTTCCTGCCTCACAACGTGGTCACGCTCGACATCCTGCCCGAATACCCAATGACTATTGCGGTGATGGCGATGGACAACGCCGACCCCAAGACCGGGTGCGAATACGGGACGAGCATCGGGGACGGCGGTTTCATTCTGAAGTTCGCCGATGGAACCGTCTCGAATGCGAGCTGGAAGGCGAAGTCCTTCTTCACTGGCCCCTTGGAGCGCAACACTGCCAACCCCAAGGTCGCCCGCTCCCAAATCCCGAACAAGTGGTTTGTCCCGAGCTTCGACGATTCCAG
It contains:
- a CDS encoding triose-phosphate isomerase; the encoded protein is MKKRRPLVAGNWKMNYTAAEAAAVVQQLLRAVAMREDVDVVLCPSFLSLWRVHDVLKGERVQLGAQDVFWAASGAFTGSVSATMLAEAGVSYCVVGHSETRGRFGKLEVPENAVGYFAETDETVRLKIEALLGHGIAPILCVGETLAEREAGQTDEVIAAQLRGALAGFDEAELAGLVIAYEPVWAIGTGKVCEVDEAERVCATLRHELEAMLGEELAERTRVLYGGSVKPDNARALFDQPNIDGGLVGGASLKADDFSKVIAAANA
- a CDS encoding nitroreductase — protein: MTTASGITVLSGATLFDIRPWLDYDGPAKRSRTILLGSDDLQAQMRKIVHYATLAASSHNSQPWKFTVKQKTIEVHPDYSRRLPVVDPNDRELWMSLGCALENLIIGASATGFSCHVTYPDSADYIAVSLTDDTAVSSALVDAIALRQNTRSAYDGKKVPSKDVDQLQSIPLEPGIGLSWILDDSVLKTTADYVGQGNLIQWADHAFVDELISWLRFNKREALDTYDGLFTSCSGNPVLPGWLGRLFVSKTKPSNQSEADVSKLLGSSGAVVITSSTSEDRTQWVRTGQVYERLALKMTSLNIKSALLNQPIETTSLRPQLQSALGLGKSAAELLLRFGYAASTPVSLRRPVEQVLFEA
- a CDS encoding HAMP domain-containing histidine kinase; amino-acid sequence: MVLILGIPLLIASVQGLLLVSEQSNLQERKSVAKRAFNRLARDLQGSNPRSRIAELYDQSGLDTLGAGAALVDRSGNVLWESRHRSPGNERRGTQQQVLDEGILLFVMPEKQSSDNLKRLAFAITGLGLIAYGAGAWFLVGATLKPISKLVSRVNGARTDPNLAVSTPSTDREVVNLVDTLNSLIQDLRTESEERIKSYASLSHELRTPIHSLLLKLDLALGSEQNKDELEATLVEVQKQVYRLKNLTEAVLTLQGLSQTLSNVTREPVDVRKIIDEIAVDLRPLMELKETTLDVQTPNGFCLTAPREHLVLLLRNLLENAVKHSPSGSIISMASSESEPGYVLRFTNPSNGNTHLAGNGLGLRICREVARVNGWQLEASEDSGKFRACLTLNAL
- a CDS encoding response regulator transcription factor, with product MKILVVEDEVSVCQSLATALSADGFEVEVTTTGTQGLARATSTAYDLILLDIMLPGVDGLAICRELRAQGNLVPIIFLTARGELQHKVAGLDAGADDYLPKPFEVAELLARVRANLRRTAAPATTLTVGSITLDQIARTVLVKDQVVDLSPTEFALLEHLMLGKGRTVSRASIMQKVWKQDFYDDKVIDVYVSGLRKKLGASGKLILTDRGVGYRIQESPKKC
- a CDS encoding metallophosphoesterase; the encoded protein is MGIALLVTGGVFVQATQQEKLERRGGQNSGRSRDYPLPTKAWAEGSIIQGNVTNSSAEFAIHFKSDAEATIEYGTIGNPFPQKSPQFSLKAGVPFQTKLTGLKPSTAYSYRLRFTKAGEGASETSPTYRIQTQRKPGEEFMFFVQGDSHPERTPKMHIPALYERILLTAAAQNADLYICLGDDFSVDTLRERTKETVEGVYTKQVPYLGLVGHSAPIYLVNGNHEQAAKANLDGTPDSLGVWTQNARNRNFVQPAPDGFFSGNTEPVEYIGLLRNYFAWTWGDALFVAIDPYWHSASVVDNTAGKGPKDEGGGKRNRNLWDITLGEAQYKWLTKTLLESKAKYKFVFAHHVNGTGRGAIENATLYEWGGRDPRGGDLFKTKRPGWDLPIHQLFVKAGVSIFFQGHDHIYCKQELDGVIYQSCPCPADPTNSLINGDAYRSGEKVPGAGLVRVTVGPNQAKVDYVRAYEPAAEVDGKKHGEIAHTYSVKPKGASK
- a CDS encoding YHYH protein; this translates as MIKINSFPTLVTALFVGSGVAGAIYAQDAKARAAEVDKSFSPFAPGVKTRSDDKNFYVESNGLPDHEMMTGITAWQQQVPLPQKYTGTNAWLFPLFPVPAKEPMSAKTNFFRGAIAIAANGVPIFNPIKNDGRTDTFLAGELDKWGGHSGRGDDYHYHIPPLILQQKLGKSLPVAYALDGYAIYGLTEPDGTVPKDLDSFNGHETRKLGYHYHATKTYPYLNGGFHGEVVERGGQVDPQPRATSPREATSPLRGAIITGFTTLEKGKRYSLTYTIDGQTSKVNYQINADGSVKFDFVDPSGNVKSETYKGRAERGGGGGQGRQGEQGRGGQLGPPPGPRKPWFVDHAKGLDANKDGEVSKAEVTDQCKEAFKGYAGTSDSIKVGDLPNLRTVRNEIGGFMKVHAKELDQNGDGKITEKETIDTMLRMFDKQDRNGDGKLSGTELEG
- a CDS encoding metallophosphoesterase, whose product is MRISVLSGILLGAASITAFTMQGRQDGGQRQGPPAPIYRTEVPVSELDVIAGATTDNSIILSIRGKSEPTPALVIREGGKTIPCPKVTLSGGKAVEVSVKDLKAGTTYEYTLTQGASKVEGRFTTARKTGQDFTFAIQADSHLDGNTDLKVLERTLDNIVKDKPDFLVDLGDTFMVDKYPNFKDAAKQYDAQRYWFSRMGSQMSVFLCLGNHDGEVGWPGRGGEDMASWAREQREAIFPVIRPNDFYSGAPKKGLWYSWNWGDATFIILDPFVATTRKTRGDEDGWNWTLGKEQFDWFAKTLKESKAKFKFVFIHHLVGGFGGAEARGGVEAADRFEWGNKEEFPAQRKGWAEPIHALMVKYGVTAMFHGHDHLYVRQEKDGVVYLEVPQPGHPRDNAIGSAEKYGYKSGTILGSSGHIRVTVGPNAAKLDYVKSLSGSENGKVVDSVEVKAK
- a CDS encoding HupE/UreJ family protein produces the protein MIRAVMLALIALLGQIASAHDLDLTLIKVNRGQTSSTIQVITPLSRLVHTARLGDHPSAPALDMAVRERLRFGADTPAQLNANSQSDTLTWSVVVEHQPKFSSRFDESTPSAQTIVATYENGALKSEVVLEAEKPLPTVTGMLGTGIHHILSGLDHILFVLGLALLGGGWKTILKVLTAFTVAHSVTLCAAATGLIHGNSRIVEPVIAISIVTLAIECMRQSKKPGDDNLRLRIAIAFGFGLIHGFGFAGGLIGLGLQGNQLVRNLLSFSVGIELGQIAILVPGLLLLVLVSRAGKERAHMFSLATSVCVGMIGCFWFVERVL